From the Anopheles coustani chromosome X, idAnoCousDA_361_x.2, whole genome shotgun sequence genome, one window contains:
- the LOC131268927 gene encoding uncharacterized protein LOC131268927: protein MWKEREKRFARAWMALTFAAFVVLLQGPGMPTVAAITTTDSLLESTHTPLPVTLAELEPETSSTSDLSEAETKDPQRLEIIKQIRKVNQDGSYTVGYEAEDGTFKIESRDVLGNIKGTYGYIDVNGDIKRVSYGGSGQPPRPAALGTTLSPSSTTEEDVVHIPPRFNRSQQQQHHQLLVPTTRRPPNYQPPQHHLPSHTPQHASTLRPSVIQTIPRKRPGYPSSTTTTSATTAAHMSSSMSTTSTTTAATTMTTPMSTPRGVTESMTTPKPTAETGGSLAGAFGEPTTASSHMSSLHSKPQSTVLIIRPTPLPYQTSKTAEQLARPERLEGTSKYGHLSAPSKKPVRGNFLRRQLAAPAATVESGEQYEAQQQQIVYGQSDGDLGSIFTAGGGKPLYTTHPAPRIPAAVLAARQRAAQIQSALQVQAGQSGGSSTSERSFNKERVYAKQPVRPSVRHEAPPAQVLYESSTEPSLEHGYVTDGPGSASVVQIPAANRVATVAASEVESDIDERRPIFRPRPVEFRPREAAPQGRYRTPYGLPPPQFARSFTPLPPPQEGLPYATRVTENSVDDGERDPDDAQQQYQNPQLSSISPYRQQRRLTGGGLPQPSAETGYGGSQVQQQQQNSYPIPVPFNPAQYPPTHPGARSNPYYYDIPAERPLTARDFERILQLLIFRHQQLQQASRYRAGGYYGGYNGGFPYNPYYPGPSPSPFGLGGPYNGGYPQQQIPRPPLPYPYGSPYDHGLGYQNPLYSPSAPSSSMHPGPDGEADGGYGQPAAARRHGQYFRQPALDGAGAGSTSGFGLRAASGGDYLPPDVRESLLYRMLMLAIQTSGSNEVLPLAAPTGPSSSQLPHLAHHLQGASSVPRPQTQSNHRMQTQPHQPNSPATVASSAATPLPMFSKKPVRSVQILGEE from the coding sequence ATGTGGAAGGAGCGTGAAAAGCGGTTCGCTAGAGCGTGGATGGCGCTGACGTTTGCAGCGTTTGTGGTTCTTCTGCAGGGACCTGGCATGCCGACGGTGGCAGCCATTACGACGACCGACTCGCTGCTGGAGTCCACTCACACACCCCTCCCAGTGACGCTCGCCGAGCTCGAGCCGGAAACGTCATCCACGTCCGATCTGAGCGAGGCCGAAACGAAGGACCCGCAGCGGCTGGAGATCATCAAACAAATCCGCAAGGTGAACCAGGACGGCTCGTACACCGTCGGCTACGAGGCGGAGGACGGGACGTTCAAGATCGAGAGTCGGGATGTGCTCGGCAACATCAAGGGTACGTACGGCTACATCGACGTGAACGGTGACATCAAGCGAGTTTCGTACGGTGGTAGCGGTCAGCCGCCGCGGCCAGCCGCACTCGGTACCACGCTCTCGCCGTCGTCGACCACCGAGGAGGACGTGGTGCATATTCCACCCCGATTCAACCGctcccagcagcaacagcaccatcAACTGCTCGTGCCGACCACCAGGCGTCCTCCGAACTATCAGCCGCCGCAGCATCATCTGCCATCGCACACGCCCCAACACGCCAGCACGCTGCGCCCGAGCGTCATCCAGACTATCCCCCGCAAGCGGCCCGGCTATCCATCGTCAACGACGACCACGAGCGCTACGACGGCGGCTCATATGAGCAGCTCGATGTCCACGACGTCGACAACTACGGCCgccacgacgatgacgacaccGATGAGCACACCGCGCGGCGTGACGGAGAGCATGACCACACCGAAGCCGACTGCCGAGACAGGCGGCAGTCTGGCCGGTGCGTTCGGTGAGCCGACGACCGCCTCCTCACATATGTCTTCGCTGCACAGCAAACCGCAGAGCACGGTGCTCATCATACGCCCAACGCCGCTACCCTATCAGACGTCCAAAACCGCGGAGCAGTTGGCCCGCCCCGAGCGGCTCGAAGGCACCAGCAAGTACGGCCACCTGTCGGCGCCCTCCAAGAAACCGGTGCGTGGGAACTTCCTGCGCCGTCAGCTCGCGGCGCCAGCCGCCACCGTCGAGTCGGGCGAGCAGTACGaggcacagcagcagcaaatagTCTACGGTCAGTCGGACGGCGATCTGGGCAGTATCTTCACCGCCGGCGGTGGTAAGCCGCTATACACGACCCATCCCGCACCGCGCATTCCAGCCGCCGTACTGGCGGCTCGACAGCGAGCAGCCCAGATCCAGAGTGCGCTGCAGGTTCAGGCCGGACAGAGCGGTGGATCATCGACCAGCGAGCGTTCGTTCAACAAAGAGCGGGTGTACGCGAAGCAACCGGTCCGGCCTAGTGTACGCCATGAGGCACCACCGGCCCAGGTCCTATATGAGTCGTCCACCGAGCCCTCCCTGGAGCACGGCTACGTGACGGATGGACCGGGCTCGGCGTCGGTCGTACAGATCCCGGCCGCGAACAGAGTTGCCACGGTAGCGGCCAGCGAGGTGGAGTCCGACATCGACGAGCGGCGGCCGATATTCCGCCCGCGTCCGGTAGAGTTCCGTCCTCGGGAGGCTGCACCACAGGGTCGCTACCGAACGCCGTACGGACTTCCACCCCCGCAGTTCGCCCGGTCCTTCACGCCACTGCCGCCACCTCAGGAGGGTCTGCCGTACGCCACCAGAGTTACCGAGAACAGCGTCGACGATGGTGAGCGCGACCCGGATGACGCCCAGCAGCAGTATCAGAACCCGCAGCTCAGCAGCATTTCGCCGTACAGGCAGCAGCGACGGCTGACCGGTGGAGGTTTGCCGCAACCATCTGCTGAAACCGGCTACGGAGGATCGcaggtgcagcagcagcagcagaactcTTACCCCATCCCGGTGCCCTTCAATCCCGCCCAGTACCCACCGACGCATCCGGGCGCACGATCCAACCCGTACTACTACGACATACCTGCCGAACGCCCGCTAACCGCACGCGATTTTGAGCGTATCCTCCAGTTGTTGATCTTCCGCcatcagcagctgcagcaagCGAGCCGGTACCGCGCTGGAGGCTACTACGGTGGCTACAACGGTGGCTTCCCGTACAATCCCTACTACCCGGGGCCGTCTCCATCGCCCTTCGGTCTAGGAGGACCCTACAATGGCGGCTATCCGCAGCAGCAAATCCCACGCCCACCACTCCCATACCCCTACGGATCGCCGTACGATCACGGTCTTGGCTATCAGAACCCGCTCTACAGCCCATCCGCGCCGAGTTCCAGTATGCATCCCGGTCCGGATGGGGAAGCCGATGGCGGCTACGGTCAGCCAGCAGCTGCTCGTCGACACGGCCAGTACTTCCGCCAACCAGCACTCGATGGAGCCGGTGCTGGCTCCACTTCCGGCTTTGGACTTCGGGCTGCGAGCGGAGGCGACTACCTGCCGCCGGACGTACGCGAAAGTCTCCTCTATCGCATGCTGATGCTCGCCATTCAGACCTCCGGCTCGAACGAGGTGCTACCGCTAGCCGCCCCAACCGGACCATCCAGTTCCCAGCTGCCGCACCTTGCTCACCACCTGCAGGGTGCGTCCTCCGTACCCCGGCCGCAAACACAATCCAACCACCGAATGCAGACCCAACCGCACCAGCCGAACAGCCCAGCTACGGTTGCCTCTTCGGCCGCCACGCCGCTGCCCATGTTCAGCAAGAAACCCGTGCGAAGTGTACAGATTCTCGGCGAGGAGTGA